A window of Chitinophagaceae bacterium contains these coding sequences:
- a CDS encoding T9SS C-terminal target domain-containing protein translates to MNLRFIIIHYDENEPRNFESNNQNHVDFLQLIVSDLNDAFTDIQPSSNSDCTSETIVPTGTLNNQPDTRIQFYLHDIVEVVDPNLWDADIFLDHSSMSDALDSIHPPSDNKAINIYMTGSECNYDKRVLLNTNPTCTNPDWVSKGLMKGRFPNQNLNFSEFLKIYAFDAFSKYKAHNNGYYCHLYSQCCPACPISWQSGVDAYAHEIGHNLGLGHANQCPESIMDQECCSGARFLYDNQLSQMHRSLGITNARNVVRDCPYSPEPILITKDSVLNLNIRLYQDLIIKSGNTLTITCKVLMPDDAKIIVEPNAKLIIDGGKITNACNGLWKGIEVWGDNEQHQYTINYINQQGKVHLKNGAIIDGAEIGIATYNPNEYNRNTGGIIIAEDATFKNCKNAVFLFPYQNFYPNNPSQLRPNLSRFDNVEFIANGENYNSGVNYGTGMVVLWGVNGVRFRGCKFLNLDENTESSNWERSGITSLDANYTVTSLCVTVPGVFNPPFSCPPQNIVRSKFENLKQGIWAGKYSDPFKTYTVENSDFIGNRTGILNAGVDYATIVLNNFEITTFPNADTLSAIAVETGTGFAIEQNDILGSIDINNNEQVGIWVRNSGIEPNRLYNNKITSTSYATLANGNNRSIPDVAYAPVDGLLFECNEYVDNFNDIVAVGTSDGDGVKLHQGTNILGEEVPAGNKFSDYDNHPYRDINNPSAWPMIYFYYENESIEIPEFYNTNNVNTEGLGYPNDCDANYNPSNNYLSSVLTHIMLDQQKDNFNTSFVQYSSVLFSYNQLIDGGNTNSLLEDIQNAWSSEAWELYNGLIAESPYLSTTAIKQAAQTGILPNEMLLDLCVANPEATMGYQFIDFLKDSIPNSLPVYMLDIIVANWSTQTPRGIIELQLSKLNEEKHQSASAVLRHYMNDTTNYEMDSIRTWTAKKENLPSLYAEVMDNFLYVEDPDYGGLMDDILIDYDNLPDYIHALHYDYHGLLDFVFQNITTSGLSILEADTTDLESLKYYANKQGWPAVIASGILHFTGYELFDPLPELPGPPQQYRRAQNSDKFSLNDEQFVSLLVYPNPAQVMVIFEYELKKNYPDAKLMIYDVSGKLQKDFMINRYKGQKIWDTRQVANGIYMYYIQSGDKILKNGKVTINN, encoded by the coding sequence TTGAATTTGAGATTCATCATTATACATTATGATGAAAATGAACCAAGAAATTTTGAATCAAATAATCAAAATCATGTTGATTTTCTACAATTAATTGTTTCAGATTTAAATGATGCCTTTACAGATATTCAACCATCATCAAATTCAGATTGTACATCTGAAACAATTGTTCCAACTGGCACTTTAAACAATCAACCGGACACTAGGATTCAATTTTATCTACATGATATAGTTGAAGTCGTAGATCCAAATTTATGGGATGCAGACATTTTTTTGGATCATAGTTCTATGTCAGATGCTTTGGATTCTATCCACCCTCCAAGCGATAACAAAGCTATAAATATCTATATGACTGGAAGCGAATGCAATTATGATAAAAGAGTACTTTTGAACACGAACCCAACTTGTACTAATCCTGACTGGGTTTCAAAAGGTTTAATGAAAGGAAGATTTCCTAATCAAAATTTAAATTTCTCTGAATTTTTAAAAATTTATGCCTTTGATGCTTTTAGTAAGTATAAAGCTCACAATAATGGGTATTATTGTCACCTATATTCACAATGTTGTCCCGCTTGTCCTATTTCATGGCAATCTGGTGTTGATGCTTATGCACATGAAATAGGCCATAATCTTGGATTGGGCCATGCAAATCAATGTCCTGAAAGTATAATGGATCAAGAATGTTGTTCTGGAGCAAGGTTTTTATATGACAATCAATTATCTCAAATGCACAGATCATTAGGAATAACAAATGCAAGAAATGTTGTAAGAGATTGTCCTTATTCTCCAGAACCTATCTTAATCACTAAGGATTCTGTTCTTAATTTGAACATAAGATTATACCAGGACCTAATAATTAAGTCAGGCAATACATTAACAATTACTTGTAAAGTTTTAATGCCTGATGATGCAAAAATAATTGTAGAACCAAATGCAAAATTAATTATTGACGGAGGCAAAATAACTAATGCTTGTAATGGTCTTTGGAAAGGAATTGAAGTTTGGGGTGATAATGAACAACATCAATACACGATTAACTATATTAACCAACAGGGAAAAGTACATTTAAAAAATGGAGCAATCATTGACGGTGCTGAAATTGGTATAGCTACATATAATCCTAATGAATATAATAGAAATACAGGAGGAATTATTATAGCAGAAGATGCGACTTTTAAAAACTGCAAAAATGCTGTTTTCTTATTTCCCTATCAAAACTTCTACCCTAATAACCCTAGTCAACTGCGTCCAAATTTAAGCAGATTTGACAATGTAGAATTTATAGCTAATGGAGAAAATTATAATTCAGGAGTAAATTATGGTACTGGAATGGTAGTGCTTTGGGGTGTTAATGGTGTTCGATTCAGAGGTTGTAAGTTTCTAAACTTAGATGAAAATACTGAAAGTTCTAACTGGGAAAGGTCTGGAATTACATCATTAGATGCAAACTATACTGTTACCAGTTTATGTGTAACAGTACCGGGTGTGTTTAATCCACCTTTTTCATGTCCTCCTCAAAATATTGTCAGGAGTAAGTTTGAAAACCTTAAACAAGGTATTTGGGCAGGAAAGTATTCTGACCCATTTAAAACATATACTGTCGAAAATAGTGATTTTATAGGGAATCGTACAGGTATTTTAAATGCAGGGGTTGATTATGCTACAATAGTTCTGAATAATTTTGAAATAACTACTTTTCCAAATGCAGATACGTTAAGTGCAATAGCGGTGGAAACAGGAACCGGATTTGCCATTGAACAAAATGACATTTTAGGCTCAATTGATATCAACAATAATGAGCAGGTTGGAATTTGGGTGAGAAACAGTGGAATTGAACCAAACAGGTTGTATAACAATAAGATTACTTCAACTTCTTATGCAACACTTGCAAACGGAAATAACAGATCAATACCAGATGTTGCTTATGCTCCAGTTGATGGCCTATTGTTTGAATGTAATGAATATGTGGATAACTTCAATGATATAGTAGCAGTTGGCACATCAGATGGAGATGGTGTAAAGTTACATCAAGGTACCAATATTTTGGGTGAAGAAGTACCCGCCGGCAATAAATTTTCTGATTATGACAATCATCCATACAGAGACATAAATAATCCATCTGCTTGGCCTATGATTTATTTTTATTATGAAAATGAATCGATTGAAATTCCTGAATTTTACAATACAAACAATGTAAATACCGAAGGATTAGGATATCCCAATGATTGTGATGCGAATTATAATCCTTCAAACAATTATTTATCTTCTGTTTTAACACATATAATGCTTGATCAGCAAAAAGATAATTTTAACACTTCTTTTGTACAGTACTCAAGTGTTTTGTTTTCTTATAATCAGTTAATTGACGGAGGAAATACAAATTCTTTACTTGAGGACATTCAAAATGCCTGGTCGAGTGAAGCGTGGGAGTTATATAATGGCTTGATTGCAGAATCTCCTTACTTATCAACTACGGCAATAAAGCAAGCTGCTCAAACGGGTATTTTGCCTAATGAAATGTTACTTGACTTATGTGTAGCAAACCCAGAGGCAACAATGGGCTATCAATTTATTGATTTTTTAAAGGACTCTATTCCAAATTCATTACCTGTTTATATGTTAGATATCATAGTAGCAAATTGGAGTACTCAAACACCGCGTGGCATAATTGAACTTCAGCTCAGTAAACTCAATGAGGAAAAACACCAAAGTGCAAGTGCTGTATTAAGGCATTATATGAATGATACGACTAATTATGAAATGGACAGTATCAGAACATGGACTGCTAAGAAAGAAAATTTACCCTCATTATATGCTGAAGTAATGGATAATTTTTTGTATGTTGAGGATCCGGATTACGGTGGGCTTATGGACGATATACTTATTGACTATGACAACTTGCCGGACTATATTCATGCATTGCATTATGATTATCACGGATTACTAGATTTTGTATTTCAAAACATTACAACATCAGGTTTATCAATTTTGGAGGCTGATACAACTGATTTGGAATCACTCAAATATTACGCAAATAAACAAGGTTGGCCGGCAGTTATAGCCAGTGGAATTTTACATTTTACAGGATATGAATTGTTTGATCCACTACCGGAACTTCCCGGACCTCCTCAGCAATATCGCAGAGCTCAAAATTCTGACAAATTTTCGTTAAATGATGAACAATTCGTATCTTTATTAGTGTATCCCAATCCGGCACAAGTAATGGTCATTTTTGAATATGAATTGAAGAAAAATTATCCTGATGCAAAACTTATGATTTATGATGTGTCCGGTAAATTACAGAAAGATTTTATGATTAATCGGTATAAAGGTCAAAAAATTTGGGACACAAGACAAGTGGCTAATGGCATCTATATGTATTATATCCAATCCGGTGATAAAATCTTAAAAAATGGCAAAGTTACAATAAATAATTAA